One Nitrospirota bacterium DNA window includes the following coding sequences:
- the hpnD gene encoding presqualene diphosphate synthase HpnD, protein MTILSSTDAQAYCTTLTKKSGSNFYYSFLFLPRARRAAMYTVYAFCKEVDNAVDEPPADSKPEAELQRWWNELEAAYQGTPTFPVTISLATHVRQLSIPQAYFEELIKGVGMDLSAARYASFQDLSLYCYRVASVVGLICLHIFGPTSARAQDYAVALGMAFQLTNILRDIETDAAQGRIYLPQEDLIKFGCTEQMILQRKENPALHALLSFEAARAHEYYAKAQAAFESLPAHDRSALTVSEIMRAVYFRILKKIEEPGHQIFGPRVRLSTNHRLALAAGVWLRAKFS, encoded by the coding sequence ATGACCATACTCTCCTCGACCGACGCGCAAGCCTACTGCACCACGCTCACCAAGAAGAGCGGGAGTAATTTCTACTATTCATTCCTCTTCCTCCCACGAGCCAGGCGCGCGGCGATGTACACGGTCTATGCCTTCTGCAAGGAAGTCGATAACGCGGTCGATGAGCCTCCGGCAGACAGCAAACCCGAGGCCGAGCTCCAACGGTGGTGGAACGAGCTGGAGGCGGCCTATCAAGGCACACCGACCTTCCCGGTCACCATCAGCCTGGCCACCCATGTCAGACAGCTATCGATCCCACAGGCCTATTTCGAGGAGCTGATTAAGGGCGTGGGCATGGACCTCTCGGCGGCACGATACGCGTCGTTTCAAGATCTCTCGCTCTACTGCTATCGCGTCGCATCGGTGGTCGGACTCATCTGCCTGCATATTTTCGGGCCGACCTCAGCCAGGGCCCAAGACTACGCCGTCGCTCTCGGCATGGCGTTCCAACTGACGAACATCCTGCGGGACATCGAAACCGATGCAGCCCAGGGCCGCATCTACCTGCCACAGGAAGACCTGATAAAATTCGGATGCACCGAGCAGATGATTCTACAACGGAAGGAGAATCCCGCGCTCCACGCGTTGCTCTCCTTCGAGGCCGCACGGGCCCATGAGTACTACGCCAAGGCACAAGCCGCGTTCGAATCCCTGCCAGCGCATGACCGGAGCGCGCTGACCGTCTCGGAAATCATGCGTGCGGTCTATTTCCGCATCCTGAAAAAAATCGAGGAACCGGGCCATCAGATTTTCGGCCCTCGCGTCCGCCTCTCAACCAATCATCGGCTGGCCCTTGCCGCCGGAGTCTGGCTCCGCGCAAAATTCTCGTGA
- a CDS encoding cobalamin-binding protein: MRICSLLPSATEVIAALGLSEELVGISHECDYPPSVGNVPIMVEPIIPPHGLTSAEIDRQVAQLVASGQRLYRLNHDRLCDSRPDLILSQDLCHVCAVTPDQLQEALRAMPHQPTVLTLNPGTVHDVIDDVVRIGDAAGRSAEGHRLAAQLRERLEAVRTRVQGLSHRPRVVCIEWLSPLYVAGHWVPEMVQLAGGQDVLAQPGTPSRVVTWDDIVAASPDVLIVMPCGFSIERTRTELSQLMQQPGQWPIPSKLREHTFLVDASSYFSRPGPRLIDGIELLAAILHPSDQYPMHDSMASRLEPQPQH; this comes from the coding sequence ATGAGAATCTGTTCGCTGCTGCCCAGTGCTACCGAAGTGATCGCCGCGCTCGGCCTGAGCGAGGAGTTAGTTGGAATCAGTCATGAGTGCGACTACCCGCCATCGGTCGGGAACGTGCCCATCATGGTTGAGCCGATAATCCCTCCTCATGGGCTGACCAGCGCTGAGATCGATCGACAAGTCGCGCAGCTCGTGGCCTCCGGCCAGCGGCTCTATCGGCTCAACCATGACCGCTTGTGCGACTCGCGCCCCGATCTGATCCTCTCCCAAGACCTCTGTCATGTCTGTGCCGTCACGCCGGATCAACTGCAGGAGGCCCTGCGAGCCATGCCTCACCAACCGACCGTCCTGACATTGAACCCCGGTACGGTCCACGATGTCATCGATGATGTCGTGCGGATCGGCGACGCGGCAGGCCGCTCGGCAGAGGGCCATCGTCTCGCCGCGCAGTTACGCGAGCGACTCGAAGCCGTTCGCACTCGCGTCCAAGGCCTCTCGCATCGCCCGCGCGTGGTCTGTATCGAATGGCTCTCTCCCTTGTACGTCGCAGGTCATTGGGTTCCTGAGATGGTTCAACTTGCAGGCGGACAGGATGTCCTAGCGCAGCCTGGCACCCCTTCGCGCGTGGTGACGTGGGACGATATCGTCGCCGCGTCCCCGGACGTACTCATCGTCATGCCCTGCGGCTTCTCAATTGAACGGACACGTACGGAACTATCCCAGCTCATGCAGCAACCTGGTCAATGGCCCATCCCCTCAAAACTGAGAGAGCATACATTCCTGGTTGATGCCTCCTCGTATTTTAGCCGGCCTGGCCCGCGCCTGATTGACGGGATTGAACTGTTGGCCGCCATCCTCCATCCATCAGACCAATACCCCATGCACGATTCCATGGCCAGTCGCCTGGAGCCACAACCTCAGCACTAA
- a CDS encoding HAD family phosphatase yields MNTLSAIIFDFDGVIADTEPLHFAGFRQTLAEIGIGLTESDYYANYLGYDDRGCFLAALTAHQRPTDLATITALMQRKAQAYLESVKGHLVIFPGVRELVQEAAATYPLAIASGALRHEIEFILEQAGLRKEFLHITGAEDVTKGKPDPEPFLHALDALNRQRPKQTIAPESCLVIEDSIPGLRGAKTAGMKVLAVANTHTIQDLHEAHAITPSLTQIRLSELRERLWPVP; encoded by the coding sequence ATGAACACACTCTCCGCTATCATCTTTGATTTTGATGGAGTCATCGCAGACACCGAACCCCTCCATTTCGCCGGTTTCCGCCAGACGCTCGCTGAAATCGGCATCGGCCTGACCGAGTCCGACTACTACGCCAACTACCTGGGCTACGACGATCGAGGCTGCTTTCTCGCGGCACTCACCGCACATCAACGCCCCACCGATCTCGCGACCATCACGGCATTGATGCAACGGAAAGCCCAGGCCTATCTGGAATCGGTGAAGGGACATCTGGTCATTTTCCCGGGAGTACGTGAATTGGTGCAGGAAGCCGCAGCGACGTATCCCTTAGCCATTGCATCCGGCGCCCTCCGCCATGAGATCGAATTCATCCTCGAACAGGCCGGGCTGCGCAAAGAGTTTCTCCACATCACCGGCGCCGAAGACGTCACCAAGGGGAAACCCGATCCCGAGCCGTTTCTCCATGCCCTCGACGCCTTGAATCGACAACGCCCGAAGCAGACCATCGCCCCGGAATCTTGTTTGGTCATCGAGGATTCCATCCCCGGCCTGCGCGGCGCGAAAACAGCCGGGATGAAGGTCCTCGCCGTGGCGAACACGCACACGATCCAAGATCTGCATGAAGCCCATGCCATAACCCCGAGTCTCACACAGATTCGACTCAGCGAACTCCGTGAGCGGTTATGGCCCGTCCCATAA
- a CDS encoding adenosylcobalamin-dependent ribonucleoside-diphosphate reductase has product MSVKKTRTPSNPPKVPRLRLSDHAMVVLRGRYLGKNTTGTIVETPAHMFWRVATDIAQAERLYPSASRLPHAAQRWYDCMARLDFLPNSPTLMNAGRRLQQLSACFVLPVEDSLNSIYDSLKHQALIHQSGGGTGFSFSHLRPHNDLVSSSSGVASGPISFMRLFNLSTDIIKQGGTRRGANMGILRIDHPDILDFIALKQTPTEMTNFNLSVGITDSFMQALTRRRTYALINPRTNKPTKRLPAQLVFDRLVEAAWTSGEPGVVFLDTINRANPTPRLGTIESTNPCGEQPLLPFESCTLGSINVANFVMPSNAGPTIDFVRLAGIIPLAVRFLDNVIDRNRFPLPHIDRMTKRTRKIGLGIMGFADLLIALNIPYSSEAAIHTAGILMEFFQSHAHRASADLATERGVFPAYRGSRLQTLGQRHRNATVTTIAPTGSISLIANCSPGIEPLYGVQEVRRIMDGVVLTSCHPAFVHRAEALGLDLDALQANLSAHPSIQHMTDIPEELRRLFVTAHDVSAEQHVRMQAVFQRSSDSGVSKTINLPGTATKSEVAAAFLLAYRLKCKGLTVFRTGSREQQVLSCHPANPC; this is encoded by the coding sequence ATGTCCGTCAAGAAGACGCGCACTCCCTCAAACCCGCCGAAGGTCCCACGGCTGCGCCTTTCAGACCATGCCATGGTCGTCCTCCGCGGACGCTATCTGGGCAAGAATACGACGGGAACGATCGTCGAGACCCCGGCGCACATGTTCTGGCGCGTGGCCACGGACATCGCACAAGCAGAACGACTCTACCCCAGCGCCAGCCGGCTACCCCACGCCGCTCAACGATGGTACGACTGCATGGCCCGTCTCGACTTTCTTCCCAATTCTCCCACGCTGATGAACGCCGGACGTCGGCTGCAACAACTCTCCGCCTGTTTTGTCCTCCCCGTCGAAGATTCCCTCAACTCCATTTATGACAGTCTGAAGCATCAGGCCCTCATCCACCAATCGGGCGGCGGCACCGGATTTTCGTTTAGTCACCTCCGTCCGCACAACGACCTGGTCTCGTCGTCGAGCGGTGTAGCCTCCGGCCCCATTTCCTTCATGCGCCTCTTCAACCTCTCGACGGATATTATCAAGCAAGGCGGGACCAGACGTGGCGCGAATATGGGCATCCTCCGTATCGACCACCCGGACATTCTAGACTTCATTGCGCTCAAACAAACCCCGACCGAAATGACGAATTTCAATCTCTCCGTCGGCATCACCGATTCGTTCATGCAGGCACTCACGCGCCGCCGGACCTACGCCCTGATCAATCCCCGCACCAATAAACCGACGAAACGGCTTCCGGCACAGCTGGTCTTCGATCGGCTCGTCGAAGCCGCATGGACCAGCGGCGAGCCGGGGGTGGTTTTTCTGGACACGATCAATCGGGCAAATCCCACTCCCCGCCTCGGCACCATCGAGTCGACGAACCCCTGTGGCGAACAGCCGCTCCTGCCCTTTGAGTCCTGCACCCTCGGCTCCATCAATGTCGCCAACTTCGTCATGCCCTCGAACGCAGGACCCACCATCGACTTCGTTCGATTAGCCGGCATCATTCCTCTCGCCGTGCGCTTCCTCGACAATGTGATCGATCGCAACCGTTTCCCCCTTCCCCACATCGACCGCATGACGAAGCGCACAAGGAAGATCGGCCTGGGCATCATGGGTTTTGCCGACTTGCTGATCGCCCTCAATATCCCCTACAGCTCCGAGGCGGCCATCCACACAGCCGGCATCCTGATGGAGTTTTTTCAATCTCACGCCCATCGCGCATCCGCTGATCTCGCCACCGAACGCGGCGTCTTTCCTGCCTATCGAGGCAGTCGGCTCCAGACGCTCGGTCAGCGGCATCGAAACGCCACGGTCACCACCATTGCACCGACTGGCAGCATCAGCCTCATCGCCAACTGCTCACCAGGCATTGAACCGCTCTACGGGGTGCAGGAAGTCCGCCGCATCATGGACGGCGTTGTGCTCACCTCCTGTCATCCGGCCTTCGTCCACCGCGCAGAGGCCCTCGGCCTCGATCTCGACGCACTTCAAGCCAACCTCTCGGCGCATCCTTCGATCCAACATATGACAGACATTCCAGAAGAGCTGCGACGCCTCTTCGTCACGGCCCATGATGTCTCGGCCGAGCAGCATGTGCGTATGCAGGCGGTGTTTCAGCGCTCCAGCGACAGCGGCGTCTCGAAAACCATTAATTTACCGGGCACCGCGACCAAATCCGAAGTCGCCGCGGCATTTCTGCTCGCCTATCGACTCAAGTGCAAAGGCCTCACCGTCTTTCGAACAGGTAGCCGGGAACAACAAGTCCTGTCCTGTCACCCTGCGAATCCCTGTTGA
- a CDS encoding secondary thiamine-phosphate synthase enzyme YjbQ produces MKSYREELWFETKTRRAYLNITQQVEAAVKKSGVQEGLVLVNAMHITASVYINDDEPGLLKDYDRFLDILVPQAATYRHNETGEDNGDAHIKRQLMGREVVVAITEGRLDFGPWEQIFYGEFDGMRRKRVLVKVIGA; encoded by the coding sequence ATGAAATCCTATCGCGAAGAGCTCTGGTTCGAAACGAAGACGCGGCGCGCCTATCTCAATATCACGCAACAGGTCGAGGCGGCGGTCAAGAAGAGCGGGGTCCAAGAGGGGCTCGTCCTGGTCAACGCCATGCATATCACGGCGAGCGTCTACATTAACGACGATGAACCGGGCTTACTCAAGGACTATGACCGTTTCTTGGACATACTGGTTCCTCAGGCCGCGACCTATCGGCACAACGAGACCGGCGAAGATAACGGCGACGCGCACATTAAGCGTCAGCTGATGGGCCGAGAAGTTGTCGTCGCGATTACCGAAGGCCGGTTGGACTTCGGTCCCTGGGAACAGATCTTCTACGGAGAGTTCGATGGCATGCGGCGAAAACGTGTACTGGTAAAGGTGATTGGCGCGTGA
- a CDS encoding cysteine rich repeat-containing protein, with protein MAQQQSSIGIMAGAVTLLGLGLVWGTVAANFPSQEELSASAVSAETRPVAHPSSPVSAPPELDLSIPGAPPMTSTVVRPRREEERLSGARVDVPAVTRFNPQAAQVAKLRCESEIEELCPDSQDGAARTHCLEQRARKLSPLCQSQVRERFVKWKEDRGRMMAACDEDVKRFCPDVVPGGGQILQCLQSHAPDVSDRCYETLPKGALYVQ; from the coding sequence ATGGCTCAGCAGCAGTCTTCAATCGGGATCATGGCCGGAGCCGTGACTCTTCTTGGTCTCGGGCTCGTCTGGGGGACGGTGGCGGCTAATTTCCCGTCACAAGAAGAGCTGTCTGCGTCTGCCGTATCGGCTGAGACCCGTCCAGTGGCACATCCTTCGTCTCCTGTGTCTGCGCCGCCTGAGTTGGACCTCAGCATCCCCGGTGCGCCTCCGATGACCTCAACGGTTGTCAGGCCGAGGCGAGAGGAGGAACGGTTGTCCGGTGCACGCGTTGATGTTCCCGCAGTGACGCGGTTCAACCCCCAAGCCGCACAGGTCGCGAAATTGAGATGCGAATCCGAGATCGAAGAATTGTGTCCGGATTCTCAGGACGGTGCTGCACGCACGCATTGTCTTGAGCAGCGGGCCAGAAAATTGTCTCCGCTTTGCCAAAGCCAGGTGCGCGAGCGATTTGTGAAATGGAAAGAAGATCGAGGCCGGATGATGGCCGCCTGCGATGAGGATGTGAAACGGTTTTGCCCCGACGTCGTACCCGGGGGCGGGCAGATTCTCCAATGTCTCCAATCGCATGCTCCGGACGTATCAGACCGATGCTATGAGACTCTTCCGAAGGGCGCGCTCTACGTTCAATAG
- a CDS encoding FHA domain-containing protein has protein sequence MPEALTQPATLLIKLHGKSSQQIELTHKTVTIGRKADNTLAIDDPAVSGHHARIVKIQAVFFLEDLKSTNGTAINGQPITRHQLQDTDVITIGQHRIVFQEQATAGTMATPPSVDVDRTIALTGSNRTAEEPSLSAKILVVAGKTDRLEYSLGKHVSLIGSQDGAAIRLTGWFAPKSAARIAQRGQNYAISPSQGTKSLLVNGTDVVGQQILKDGDQIEVAGVRLTFYLLSGSKQAAR, from the coding sequence ATGCCAGAAGCGCTGACACAGCCAGCCACATTACTGATCAAACTTCACGGGAAGAGCTCACAGCAGATCGAGTTGACCCATAAGACCGTGACGATCGGTCGAAAGGCCGACAATACCCTCGCCATCGATGACCCAGCCGTCTCGGGGCACCATGCACGGATCGTCAAGATTCAGGCTGTCTTTTTTCTCGAAGACTTGAAGAGCACCAACGGCACGGCCATCAATGGACAACCGATCACGCGCCACCAACTCCAAGACACGGATGTGATTACCATCGGCCAACACCGGATCGTCTTCCAAGAGCAGGCGACAGCCGGTACGATGGCGACTCCCCCATCAGTCGATGTAGATCGAACCATCGCGCTCACAGGATCGAACCGTACCGCCGAGGAACCGTCGCTCAGCGCCAAGATCCTGGTTGTAGCCGGGAAGACCGATCGGTTGGAGTACTCCCTCGGTAAACACGTCTCTCTCATCGGATCACAAGACGGAGCGGCCATTCGGTTGACCGGCTGGTTTGCTCCAAAATCCGCAGCACGCATCGCCCAACGAGGCCAGAACTACGCCATTAGCCCCTCTCAAGGCACGAAGTCGCTACTCGTCAACGGCACAGATGTTGTGGGACAACAGATTCTGAAAGATGGTGACCAGATCGAAGTGGCAGGCGTACGACTCACGTTCTATCTGCTTTCCGGATCCAAACAGGCCGCTCGCTAA
- a CDS encoding Stp1/IreP family PP2C-type Ser/Thr phosphatase, translating into MHSAKSDTGLKRPHNEDCFVVDPALGLYVVCDGMGGSNAGEVASAFAVEAIHTHLTDAATNPTLPLIGPCDPAMSAAANRLASAIRAANEVILRESWSRPDYEGMGTTVVAARLSEEMLAIAHVGDSRLYLIRNAAIHALTTDHSWVAEQMLKGVMTEEEAERSPRRNIVTRALGVDSRVDVELTEVPVKSGDLLLLCSDGLTRGVRPSDILQVLSGSDDIPALSDRLIAMANEAGGDDNTTVIIVALQKTLHTGLWERLKQRFVA; encoded by the coding sequence GTGCATAGCGCCAAGTCCGATACCGGCCTCAAGCGCCCCCACAACGAAGACTGTTTTGTGGTCGACCCTGCGCTCGGACTCTATGTCGTCTGCGACGGCATGGGCGGCAGTAATGCCGGCGAGGTTGCCAGCGCATTCGCCGTCGAAGCGATTCACACACATCTCACCGACGCCGCCACCAACCCAACCCTTCCACTGATCGGCCCCTGCGACCCTGCGATGTCTGCGGCGGCCAATCGTCTCGCCAGTGCGATCCGGGCGGCGAACGAGGTCATCCTTCGCGAGTCGTGGAGCAGGCCTGACTATGAAGGCATGGGCACCACCGTAGTCGCCGCACGACTCTCAGAAGAAATGCTCGCCATCGCCCATGTCGGTGATAGCCGTCTCTATCTCATCCGAAACGCAGCCATCCATGCCCTCACCACAGACCATTCCTGGGTCGCCGAACAAATGCTCAAGGGGGTCATGACAGAAGAAGAGGCGGAACGATCTCCCCGAAGAAATATCGTGACGAGAGCCCTCGGTGTCGATAGCCGCGTCGACGTTGAACTGACGGAGGTTCCGGTCAAGAGTGGGGACCTGTTATTGCTCTGTTCTGACGGACTCACCCGAGGGGTCCGCCCGAGCGACATACTGCAAGTCCTGAGCGGTTCAGACGACATCCCTGCGCTGTCCGATCGCCTCATCGCCATGGCGAATGAGGCCGGCGGCGACGATAACACCACCGTGATCATCGTGGCCCTCCAGAAAACACTCCATACCGGACTATGGGAGCGGCTCAAACAACGGTTTGTCGCATGA
- a CDS encoding serine/threonine-protein kinase, with product MSKSWTWIAPYTFAILAVLLAGPLLSNMAVAQSATVPYLALSGPHVIRLGADLLALTFLWLLALAASQQIPDNGRGSSFLRSLVLPLTTLIVILFANKALRKVGLPLVEQIGSARFASGYAIGLVGSGLWLTTAWLMNHRSLCNAFDPPLQTRRQGVQALAEEEEEEQETTEASSEPKNHSATSTIITSTPSTPGMLGRYRVLKELGRGAMGLVYLGKDPTIQRFVAIKTMRLDQIDNNDKLQDIKARFFREAESTGRLSHPNIVTIYDAGEENDLGYIAMELIEGTPLKQWARQPNLMPLHEVLLIVATAADALDYAHQQGVVHRDIKPANIMLTKDRIVKVMDFGIAKIASSSKTQTNMVMGTPTYMSPEQISGKKVDGRSDIFSLGVVLFELLTGQPPFTADNLSALLFSIAHHPHPAIHTLRPDLPPMVQEIVDRALQKELPHRYRRADEFARELRACLQSLAA from the coding sequence ATGTCGAAATCCTGGACTTGGATCGCTCCCTATACCTTTGCCATCTTGGCCGTGCTCCTGGCTGGCCCTTTGCTGAGCAATATGGCCGTAGCCCAATCCGCCACGGTTCCGTACCTGGCGCTCAGTGGGCCTCACGTCATTCGATTGGGCGCAGACCTGCTTGCGCTGACCTTCCTCTGGCTTCTTGCCCTTGCCGCGTCACAGCAGATCCCGGACAATGGACGGGGCTCAAGCTTTCTCCGCAGCCTCGTCCTTCCACTCACGACCCTGATCGTCATCCTCTTCGCCAATAAAGCCTTGAGAAAGGTCGGACTGCCACTCGTTGAGCAGATCGGCTCTGCTCGATTCGCCTCGGGCTATGCCATCGGACTTGTCGGCTCCGGGCTCTGGCTCACGACGGCGTGGCTCATGAACCATCGTTCGCTCTGCAATGCCTTCGACCCCCCCCTCCAGACCAGGCGCCAAGGGGTGCAGGCGTTGGCCGAAGAGGAGGAAGAAGAGCAAGAGACAACAGAGGCTTCGTCGGAACCGAAGAATCACTCCGCTACGTCGACGATCATCACCTCTACCCCCTCCACCCCTGGCATGCTCGGGCGTTATAGGGTCTTGAAAGAACTGGGGCGTGGGGCGATGGGACTGGTCTACCTGGGGAAAGATCCCACGATCCAACGGTTCGTGGCCATCAAAACCATGCGGCTCGACCAGATCGACAACAACGACAAGCTACAAGACATCAAGGCGCGGTTTTTTCGCGAAGCAGAATCCACCGGGCGTCTTTCCCATCCCAATATCGTGACGATCTATGACGCAGGAGAAGAAAACGACCTGGGGTATATCGCGATGGAGCTCATCGAAGGAACACCGCTGAAACAATGGGCCCGGCAACCCAACTTGATGCCGCTCCACGAGGTCCTTCTGATTGTGGCCACCGCCGCGGACGCGCTGGACTATGCCCATCAACAAGGAGTGGTCCATCGCGACATCAAGCCGGCGAACATCATGCTAACAAAAGATCGCATCGTGAAAGTCATGGATTTCGGCATTGCAAAAATCGCTTCGAGCAGCAAGACACAGACGAATATGGTGATGGGCACACCGACGTACATGTCCCCGGAACAAATCTCCGGAAAAAAAGTGGACGGTCGATCGGATATTTTCTCGCTCGGCGTCGTGTTGTTCGAACTCCTCACGGGGCAACCGCCGTTCACCGCCGATAATTTGTCGGCTCTGCTGTTCAGCATCGCCCATCACCCGCATCCTGCCATTCACACCTTGCGGCCGGATCTTCCCCCGATGGTGCAGGAGATCGTCGATCGGGCATTACAGAAAGAATTGCCTCACCGGTATCGGCGTGCGGACGAATTCGCGCGCGAGCTCCGTGCCTGCTTACAGAGTCTCGCGGCCTAA
- a CDS encoding PHP domain-containing protein, protein MSRIDLHLHTTHSDGSFSPADVLRFAHKAGVTALAITDHDIVTGIPEAIAAGAELGIEIIPGVEISSRVGNSELHILGYCLQWQDPELNRRLASLRESRHSRNPQIIERLRALGMDVTYEEVRALAGTDAVGRPHIARVLMDKHYVTSAKDAFDRYLAEGRPAYVARELPSPADAIAWIRAAGGVAVLAHPTWAKVSGESLNALLIALKAEGLGGIEVHYSSHTKRQTREYHDLAKRLDLLITGGSDFHGITKPDIEVGTGKGGLKVSEKLLDPLKKAAAQA, encoded by the coding sequence ATGAGCCGCATCGATCTCCACCTCCATACGACCCACTCCGATGGCAGCTTCTCGCCGGCTGACGTGCTCCGGTTCGCCCACAAGGCTGGAGTGACCGCGCTGGCCATTACAGACCACGACATTGTGACCGGCATTCCCGAGGCCATCGCTGCCGGGGCTGAGCTGGGCATTGAAATCATCCCCGGCGTAGAAATTAGTTCCCGTGTGGGCAACAGTGAGCTGCATATCCTGGGCTACTGCCTCCAGTGGCAAGACCCCGAACTGAATCGCCGCTTAGCCTCCTTGCGCGAGAGCCGGCATAGCCGCAACCCCCAGATCATCGAACGGCTGCGTGCCTTGGGAATGGATGTGACCTATGAAGAGGTGCGAGCCCTGGCCGGCACGGATGCGGTCGGCCGCCCCCATATCGCGCGGGTCTTGATGGACAAACACTATGTCACGTCGGCAAAAGACGCCTTCGACCGCTATCTGGCAGAAGGGCGCCCGGCCTATGTAGCGCGTGAGCTACCTTCGCCGGCAGATGCCATCGCCTGGATTAGAGCGGCCGGCGGCGTCGCCGTGCTGGCCCACCCCACCTGGGCCAAGGTGTCGGGAGAAAGCCTGAACGCACTCCTGATCGCCTTGAAAGCCGAGGGCCTCGGTGGCATCGAAGTCCACTATAGTAGCCACACGAAGCGACAGACCAGGGAATACCACGACCTGGCCAAGCGGCTGGACTTGCTGATCACCGGTGGAAGCGATTTCCACGGCATCACCAAACCGGATATCGAGGTCGGCACCGGAAAGGGCGGCTTGAAAGTATCCGAGAAATTGCTCGATCCACTGAAAAAGGCTGCCGCACAGGCCTGA
- the folB gene encoding dihydroneopterin aldolase: MAGKIIIERLEFQGRCGVTPEERRRPQPLAVDLELECQTDPAAASDDIRQAVDYAEVAGRIVEIAATQDCALLETFSERLLTMLFAEFPVERAKIWVRKLAPPLEHVTGSVGVQLERSRLTHRIQDMGPPPARFLTQQLHRLPKGKALDVAAGSGRNSLFLASQGFQVDAMDRDEQTMAQLAATAKQRNLQNLTVRTVDLERTTDERPEFPAQTYDVILVFFYLHRALFPALLESLKPNGVLIYETFTIDNYLRHRHPRRWEFCLAHNELLRLTSNLRLLSYDEGEHDGGHGPDAVYTAQLVAQQAGPSSLPHEPA; the protein is encoded by the coding sequence ATGGCAGGAAAAATCATTATCGAACGGTTAGAGTTTCAGGGGCGCTGCGGCGTGACGCCGGAGGAGCGCCGACGGCCTCAGCCCTTGGCGGTGGACTTGGAGCTGGAATGCCAGACTGACCCGGCGGCGGCTTCGGATGACATCCGCCAGGCGGTCGATTATGCAGAGGTGGCCGGTCGGATCGTTGAAATCGCCGCAACGCAGGACTGCGCCCTGTTGGAAACGTTTTCCGAACGGCTCCTTACCATGCTCTTTGCCGAGTTTCCCGTCGAACGGGCGAAGATCTGGGTGAGAAAACTGGCCCCTCCGCTGGAGCATGTCACCGGCTCGGTCGGCGTGCAGCTCGAACGGTCCCGCTTGACTCACCGAATTCAGGACATGGGGCCGCCCCCGGCCCGGTTTCTGACGCAGCAACTCCACCGCTTACCGAAGGGCAAGGCGCTCGACGTGGCGGCCGGGTCCGGACGCAACTCGCTCTTTCTGGCCTCACAGGGTTTTCAGGTCGATGCCATGGACCGCGATGAGCAGACTATGGCCCAACTCGCAGCCACGGCCAAGCAGCGGAACCTCCAGAACCTCACGGTCCGCACGGTGGACCTTGAGCGAACGACGGATGAACGGCCCGAGTTTCCGGCACAGACCTACGACGTCATCCTCGTCTTCTTCTATCTCCATCGCGCATTGTTTCCCGCACTCCTCGAATCACTGAAACCCAACGGGGTCTTGATCTACGAAACCTTTACCATCGACAACTATTTGCGCCATCGTCATCCGCGCCGCTGGGAGTTTTGCCTGGCCCATAATGAATTGCTCCGCCTCACATCCAACCTCCGCCTCTTGTCGTACGACGAAGGCGAGCATGACGGCGGCCATGGACCGGATGCGGTCTATACCGCGCAACTCGTCGCCCAACAAGCAGGCCCAAGTAGCCTGCCGCACGAGCCGGCATGA